The Caulobacter sp. 73W region AAAAAGGCCGATCAGCCGGGGCTGACCATCTTTTCCGGACGGACGAGTTCGTCGAACTCTTCGTTGGTCAGGTAGCCGCCGCCGACGGTCTCTTCGCGCAGGGTGGTGCCGTTCTTGTGGGCGGTCTTGGCGATCTTGGCGCAGTTGTCGTAGCCGAGGCGGCCGTTCAGGGCCGTGACCAGCATGAGGCTGTTCTCGACGCCCTTCTTGATGTTGTCGATGCGCGGCTCGATGCCGACGACGCAGTTGTCGGTGAAGCTGATCGCCGCGTCGGCCAGCAGGCGGACCGACTGCAGGAAGTTGTAAGCCATCACCGGGTTGAAGACGTTCAGCTCGAAGTGGCCCTGGCTGCCGGCGAAGGTGACGGCGGCGTGGTTGCCGAACACCTGCACGCAGACCTGGGTCAGGGCTTCGCACTGGGTCGGGTTGACCTTGCCCGGCATGATCGACGAGCCCGGCTCGTTCTCCGGCAGGGCCAGCTCGCCCAGACCCGCGCGCGGGCCCGAGCCCAGGAAGCGGATGTCGTTGGCGATCTTGAACAGCGAGGCGGCGACCGTGTTGATGGCGCCGTGGCTGAACACCATGGCGTCGTGGGCGGCCAGGGCCTCGAACTTGTTCGGGGCGGTGGTGAAGGGCAGGCCGGTGATGCCGGCGATGGCTTCGGCCACGCCTTCGGCGAAGCCGATCGGGGCGTTCAGGCCGGTGCCGACGGCGGTGCCGCCCTGGGCCAGCTGCATCAGCTTGGGCAGGGTCTGCTCGATGCGCTCGATGCCGTTGGCGACCTGCTGGGTGTAGCCGCCGAACTCCTGGCCCAGGGTCAGCGGGGTGGCGTCCTGGGTGTGGGTGCGGCCGATCTTGATGATGTCCTTCCACGCCTCGGTCTTGGCGGCGAGGGCGGCGTGCAGGTGCTTCAGGGCCGGGATCAGGTCGTGGACGATCTGCTCCGCGCAGGCCACGTGCATGGCCGTCGGATAGGTGTCGTTCGACGACTGGCTCATATTGACGTGGTCGTTCGGGTGGACGGGCTTCTTGGAGCCCATCTCGCCGCCCAGGATCTCGATGGCGCGGTTCGAGATCACCTCGTTGGCGTTCATGTTCGACTGGGTGCCCGAGCCGGTCTGCCAGACGACCAGCGGGAAGTGGTCGTTCAGCTTGCCTTCGATGACTTCGTTGGCCGCGGTGACGATGGCCTTGGTCAGCTCGGCGTCCAGTTTGCCCAGCTTGTGGTTGGTCTCGGCGGCGGCGCGCTTGACCACGCCCAGGGCGCGGACGACGGGCAGGGGCTGCTTTTCCCAGCCGATCTTGAAGTTGCCGAGGCTGCGCTGCGCCTGGGCGCCCCAGTAACGGTCGGCGGCGACTTCGATCGGGCCGAAGGTGTCGGTTTCGGTGCGGTTGGCGGTCATGTGCTCAATCCCCTGAACGCGTGTTGGGGGCGGTTTAACGGGCCAGGGGGCGACTGCAAAGCCGTAAGGCTCTATGGAGTCTCATGGATGACGGCTGGACACATCACGGCAAGGTGCGCGCGCGCGAGATCGACGGCGTGCTGGAGCTGGTCGTCGACGGCCTGACGACCCAGGCCAAGTACTACAAGCCGTTGATCTATGAGTTCTTCCGCAAGGCCTGGCGCGGCTCTCGCCCGGCCTGGGGCGAATTCTCGGTGGAGATCGGCATGGACTATGTCGGCGATCCGCCGTGGCTGGATCTCGACAACCTGGCCAAGGCGCTGCTGGACTCCATCAAGGGCTACGCCTTCCACGACGACGCCCAGGTGGCCCGCCTGCTGGTCCAGCGCCAGGCAGGCGAGCGCGAGCGCATCACCATCAAGGTGTGGAAGCTGTCCTAGCCGGACGCGCCCCTAGTCAGACGCTCCAGGGGAACAGCGCGCCCCAGTAGGCCAGCAGCAGCGAGAAGGCGGTGAAGATCACCGTCGTCACCGAGAAGCGCAGCTTGCGCCACGGGGTCCAGCTATCGACCCGGCGACCGCCGCGCCACACGATGGGCAGGATCAGCAGGGTCGCTACCGACAAGATCGCCGCCACCAGCGCGCAGGCCGAGGCGATGGTCACCAGCGGCGAGGGCCAGCTGTAGAAGATCTTGACCACGTCGTCCCCGGCCGAGGCCCAGCCGGCGAACAGGCCGGCGGCCGCCAGCCACAGGATGGCCTGGGTGGTCTGCATCAGGCTGGCCTGGCGCTGGATCGAGGTCTGGCGCAGTTCGCGGTGATCGCGGGTGAACAGGCCGATCAGGGTGGCGAGGGAGGCGATCAGGGCCACGACCGTCAGGGCGATCAGGGTGTTGACCCGGTTGAACGGCCCCACGCGCTCGAAGGTCGAGATGCCGCTGCCGCTGAAGTAGCGGACCGCGCGGCCGTTCTCGACCACGAAGACCAGGTTCTGGGAGCCGGTGACGGATTTGAACACGCCTTCGCGGTCGGTGGCGCGCCAGGCGCGGGCGCCGCTGTCGCCGCCCGTGATCAGTTCGCCCTGGTCGTTCACCTTCACCTTGCTCAGGCCCAGGATGTGGCTGATGAAGCCCTCAAGCCCGCCATAGGCGCGGCGGGTGGTCAGGTAGGTCCCGGCATAGACAGCCGGGTCGGCCTTCACCGCCGGGGCGGAGAGCGGAGCCTCGGCCGGGCCGTAGAAGCGCTTGACGATCATGTCGGGCAGGGCGCTCGCCAGGGATGCGCCGCCTTCGGTGTTGGTGGAGATGAAGACGCCCAGGTTCAGCTCGGGGACCACCACCATCATCGAATGGAAGGACAGGGTGTCGCCGCCATGGCCGTAGCCGCGGCGATCGCCCGGCAGGGCGAAATCCATGAAGCCGTGGTTGTTGCCCGCGACGCCGGGCGCGGGGCGCCAGCTCTGGCCCGCGAAGCCTGCGGCCGTGCGCGGGCTGTAAAGCGGGGCGCGGTCGGCGCCGAGCGAGCCGTTGTTCAGCAGGACCAGCATGTACCTGGCCATGTCGCCCGCCGTGGAAGAAGCGGCGCCCGCCGGGGCGATCTGGCCGATGAACTCGTAGGGGCGGGCCTGATAGCCGCCGCCGGCCCAGCGGAAGCCTTGCGAGGCGTCGGCCGCCAGCTCCGCCGGCATCGGCAGGGGCAGGCCGTCGCGCACGTCGCGAACTTCGCGGAAGGTCGTGCGCCACATGCCCAGAGGACGGAAGATCTGCTCTTCGGTCAGTTGCTCGAACGGCTTGCCGACGACGTTGGACACCGCCTCGCCGGCCAGGCCGACGGCATAGTTGGAATAGGAGGGCACCATGCCCGGCTCGCGCACGCGGCGGACGCGTTCCTTCTGCAGGTAGAGCTCCAGCGGGCGGACGCGGTTGGCGTCGCGCTCGAACAGCTGGCCCATGGCGCGATCCTCGAACCCGGCGGTGTGGTTCATGGCGTGACGCAGCAGGACCTGCTGCTTGAAGCCCTGGTCGCGGATGTGCAGGCGCTCGGGCAGGTAGAGGTTCAGCGGCGCGTCCAGACGCATGCGGCCGGCCTCGACCTCCTTCATCAGGGCGATCCAGGTGAAGGTCTTGGAGATGGAGCCGATGCGAAACAGCGTGCGGTCCGGATCGACCGCCTTTCCCTGCTCCAGGTTCGAGACGCCGTAGCCCTTCTTCAGGACGACCTGGCCCCCCTGGACGACCGAGACGGTCACCCCGGCGATGTGGTCGTCGGCCATGGCCCGGCCGACGACGCCATCCACATAGGCCTCCAGCTGGATGGGGTTCAGGGCGGACGCAGCGGGGGGCGCCGGAGTCGCCGGCGTCGCGGGACGGGTCACGGTGGGGGCCGGGCGGGGCGCGGGGGCGGCTGGCGCCGAGGGCTCGACCTGGGCCTGGGAAATCGACGCGAAGCCGAGCGCGCCAATGGCGGCGGCGAGGAAAACCTTGGCGTTCATGCGCACGGACACCCGCTCGACCTCGTATTGATTCACTGCTGATCTGTCCCCTTGATAGGCACACTCGGCGGTGAAGGGTAGCGGCGCCGGAGCGGGAAACCGCAATGAGTGCGTAGATGCGCTAGGATGGTGCGAAGAGTTGGATGCGCTCGCCATGGGCGGGTCGCCTGAACCGGGGGGAATAGTCATGCGTCAAGTGATCGCCGTCGCCTTTTCATTGTTCGCCGCCACGGCGGCGCAGGCCGCCGAGCCGGCGACGCCGAAGGAGGCCATGGCGCCGCTGAAGCCGCTGGTCGGGCGCTGGCAGGGCGAGGGGTGGATGAGCACGCCGGCGGCGGGCCGCCAGACCTTCCTCTCCGAGGAGATCGTCAGCGAGCGCGTCGGCGGGGCGGCCCTGCTGGTCGAGGGGCTGCACAAGAGCAAGGTCGCGCCCAATCCCGTCGTGCATGACGCCATGGGGGTGATCGTCTGGTCGCCGCGCGACAAGGCCTATCGCTTCCGCACCAACCTCTCGACCGGCATGTACGGCGACCACCCGATGACGGTGGAGCCCGGCAAGTTCACCTGGGGCATGACGGTCGGGAACGGCGGCAAGGTGGAGTACGTCACGCAGTTCACCGCCGATACCTGGCATGAGGCGGGCCGCTACAGTCCCGACGGCCAGACCTGGACCCCGATCTTCGAGATGACCCTAAAGAAGAAGCCCTAGGGCGTGGGCGGCCGGGCGAAGGCGTAGAGCGGCAGGATCGGCCGCAGGCCGCCGCCGATCCAGACCTGGGGCTCGGACGGCGGCTCGGCCTTGGTCTCGATCTCCTTGGCCGAGACGCAGGCCTTGGTGCCGCTGGCCAGGGCCATGAAATCACGCGCCGTCGCGGTGGTGCGCAGGAAGCACTCGTCGAAATAGGGGTACCTGTCGCTCTCCCCGCAGCCGAAGGATGAGCGGTCGGGGCGGGCGGCGGTCATCACCATGCGCTGCGGCCCCGCCAACGGATCGACGAAGACGCCCGAGAAGCAGGCCGAGATCACCGCGATCACCGGCCGGCCCGGGCAGGCCCCTTCAATCATCGCCGCCAGCAGGGCGGGGGATAGCCGCCCCTCGCCAAAGGTGATGCCGCGCGGCTCGCCGTGGGAGGTGAAATAGAGCAGGCAGCCGGCCTTGGCCGTGCCGCTGGTGGCCTTGAGTTGCTCATAGACGCCGCGCAGGTCGGTCTTCTTGGGGCGCGAGGCGTACTTTTCCGGCTGCACCGAGAACTGGCTGATGTTGCTGGGGGAGAAGCCCATGGTCGCCAGTTGGGTGCTGACATCGCGGCGGGCGTTGTCGAAAGCTTCCGTCACGCCGCCGCCGTGAGCCTGGTTGTCGGCGGCGACCACCACCACGGCCCAGTCAGCGAAGGGGCTCGCAGCAAGGACGAGGCTGGGCAGGGCCAGTGCGAACGCCAAAACGACACCCGCCAGACCCCGCATGAGCTACTTCCTGAACTTGGAGAAGGGGGTGGGCATGGCCGTCCCGGTCGCCTTGGCCACCAGCCGGCCCTCGGCGTCGAACAGCTCGCCCTCGGTGAAGGCGATGGTCTTGCCCCATTTGACCACCCGGCCGATCCCGCGCAGCTGGCCCGGCATGGCGGGGCGCAGGAAGCTGGTCTTCATCTCAAGGGTGGGGGCGACGCAGGTCATGCCCGAGGTGACCAGGCAGGCCACCGACATGCACTCGTCCAGCATCACGCAGACGTAGCCGCCCTGGACCTGCCCCATGGGATTGGATAGCAGATCGGCGCGTGCGTCGAAGGTCACCTCGACCTCGCGGTCGGCCTGGCTGACCCGGACAAGCTTGAAGCCGACCGTCCGCGAGCCCGAAGGCTGGTTGGTCGAGCGCTCGAACCGCTCGAGGATCGCCTCGTCGGTCAGGCTTTCAGGCGTATCCGAGGCGACGTCGCTCACTTCTTTCGGAACTGGTCCAGGGAGACGACCTTGGGGCCGTCGTCATCGCCGCCGGCGCGGGGCGGCGGGGCAGGATCGGGCGACGGCTCGTCGGCGACGTCCTCGACCTCGAACTGCAGGACGAACTGCACGCTGGGATCATAGAAGCGGGTCACCGCCGCATAAGGGATGACCAGGTTCTTGGGCTGGCCGCCGAACTTCAGCGTCACCGAGAACTGCTCGGGCGTGACGTCCAGGTCCCAGTACTGATGCTGCAGGACGATGGTCATCTCGTCCGGGTACTTGCCGAGCAGGTCGGCCGGGCCTTCGACGCCGGGAGCCCGGCTCTTGAAGGTGATGTAGAAGTGGTGATTGCCCGGCAGGCCGCTGGGATGGGCGGCGCGCTCCATGGCGCTGCGGATGACGCCACGAAGCGCTTCCTGGGCCATGGCCTCATAATGCATGAGGTCTTCGGGCGGCTTTTCCTGGGCCATTCTCAAATCACGAACAGAAGTTGAAAGCAGCGGCGAAACTAGCGCGTCGGCAAGGTCGCGCAAGGCCGCTTTCACAAAAGCGGCGAGCGAGCGGCAAGTTTCCGGAATCGTGGGGAAAAGATGAGTGGGGAGGTTCTGTTGGCAGGCCCTCCCCGAGCCCCGCCTAAGGATCTGAACCCCTAGGACTTTAAGGTCGAAATCAACCTAGCGCTTACGCAGCCAGGCGGACTTCTTCAGCGAAGTTATCGTTCGCATTTAGAAAATGGCCCGATGCGGCGGAACCATACCGAGAGAAGGCAGACACTTTTACACGTCTGTCGATGCTGATCGGCCCCGCATCAATCCGGCGATAACTCCGGAAGGTTTTGGTGGAGCCGCCGGGAATCGCACCCGGGTCCAGTCCGCTTATTACGTGCGCGTTTATCTCCATAGTCCGGGCGAACCCGGACCCTTCCAATATAGGACGCGCCGCCGAGAATTGCACCCCCTACGGAACTTTGAAGCCCTCCAGTCGCCCGCCAGCGGCGATATGCGCCTCGTAGGCGCGGCGATCCGCTTCAAGGTCCACCCCTCGCGGGAGCAGCACGTCTATGCGTGGATCGCGGCCACGGACCGCCGCGAGCAGGGGAGTCAGGATGCCGACGATCTGGCCGATCTCAGCCCCGTCGCAGGCGCGTCGCAGGTGGCGCGAGCGCTCATGGGTCAGCAGGGTGACGTCCCACGAAACACCATCGAGGCAAAGGCTGGCGATCGAACCCTTGCCGTCCAGGACCGCGACGCGTGAGGGCGTATCCCAAGTGGGGAGCGTGGCGAGCTCCCGGAACGGTTCGGAGGAGGGAAGTCTGGCGTTGATGTCCACCCGCCGTGCGATCTCCGGCGCGCAGCACCCCAGGCCGGCGCGCGCCTGAATAAAGGCCTTTCCGTCGCGGCGAACGGTGATGCGGGCCACCACCTGTCTTACGCGCAGAGCCGGTCGCCGCCAGAATTCGATGATGACCTCGCCCGGCTCGAGAATCTGGTTCTCGAGCGGCTGCAGGCCCCAAAGGCGATAGAGCAGCGGATCTACGCCGTTCTGGACCGTGGGTAGGTTTTCTCCACCCTCCAGCCGCCGGCCGGCAAGGGGCTCAAGTTCGGGAGCGGGGCGCTGGATCTTGGCGTCCCACCAATCGTTCGGATTCGGCGCGGCCTGAGCCTGGAGCGCAAGCGCGAGGGCGGCTGCGATCAGGCTCATGGCGCGCTCCTGGGCCTACATCCCCTCGGCGCCGCGCTCGATGGAGAGGACGCCTGTGCGGGACAGCTCCACAAGGCCGAGGGGGCGCATGAGTTCCACGAAGCTGTCGATCTTGGTCGGGGCGCCGGTCAGTTCGAAGACGAAGGACTTGGCGGTGGTGTCGATCACCTTGGCGCGGAAGATGTCGGAGACGCGCAGCGCCTCGACCCGCTCCGGCCCGACGCCGCGCACCTTGACCAGAGCGAGCTCGCGTTCGACGCCGTTGGGGTCGCGGGTCACGTCATGGACGCGGCGCACGGCGACGACCTTCTTCAGCTGCTGCTCGATCTGCTCGATCACATGGCGCGTGCCGCGGGTCACCACGGTGATCCGGCTGGTGTGCGCCTTGCGGTCCGTCTCGGCGACGGTGAGGCTTTCGATGTTGTAGCCCCGGGCGGCGAACAGGCCGACCACGCGATGCAGCACCCCCGGCTCGTTATCGACGAGCAGGGCGAAGGTCGCGGTGTATTCGGACGCGTCGCTGGTCACGAGGTCATAGGCGGAGGCGGGCGTAAGGTCGCTGGGCATGACGCCTCTTAAACCAGACGTCGGCCGGCTTCGTCGATCACCTTGGTGATGTCGAGGTCGGCGTCGTCGGGCAGGATCATTTCGTTGTGCGCCTTGCCCGAGGGGATCATGGGCAGGCAGTTCTCGTGCTTCTCGACGCGGCAATCGACGATCACCGGGCCGGGGGTGTCGATCATGCGCTGGATGGCGGCGTCCAGTTCGGCCGGATCGTCGACCCGGATGCCGGTCGCGCCATAGGCCTCCGCCAGCTTCACGAAATCGGGCAGGCTGTCGGAATAGGAGTGGCTGTAGCGCTCGCCGTGCAGCAGTTGCTGCCACTGGCGGACCATGCCCATCCATTCGTTGTTCAGGACGAAGATCTTCACCGGCGTGCCGTACTGGATCGCCGTCGACATCTCCTGGATGCACATCTGGATCGAGGCTTCGCCCGCGATGTCGATGACCAGGTCGTCGGGGAAGGCCATCTGCACGCCGATGGCGGCGGGCAGGCCATAGCCCATGGTCCCGGCGCCGCCGGAGGTCATCCAGCGGTTCGGCTCCTGGAAGCGGAAGTACTGGGCGGCCCACATCTGGTGCTGGCCGACCTCGGTGGTGATGCGGACGTTGCGGCCCTTGGTCAGCTCGTACAGGCGCTCGACGGCCTGCTGCGGCTTGATGGTGGTCTCGGACGCGCGGTAGCGCAGGCACTGGCGGGCGCGCCAGCCGTCGATCTGGCGCCACCAGTCGTCCAGCGGGCCGCGATTGGCCTCATAGCCGCCGGCCTTCCAAGCGGCGATCATGTCCTGCAGCACCGCGCCGCAGTCGCCGATGACCGGGATATCGACGCGGACGTTCTTGTTGATCGAGGACGGGTCGATATCGATGTGGATCTTCTTGGAGCCCGGCGAGAAGGCGTCCAGCCGCCCGGTGACCCGGTCGTCGAAGCGCGCGCCGACGCAGACCATGACATCGCAGTCGTGCATGGCGTTGTTGGACTCGAACGTGCCATGCATGCCGACCATGCCCAGCCAGGCCGGGTCGGACGCCGGGAACGCGCCCAGGCCCATCAGGGTCGAGGTGACCGGCGCGCCGGTGATGGCCGCGAACTCGCGCAGCAGGGCGCTGGCCTCGGGGCCGGAATTGATGACGCCGCCGCCGGTATAGAGGATCGGGCGGCGGGCGCCGGCGATCATGCGGACGGCTTCGGCGATGCGGCCGGCGTCGGCGCGGACGCGCGGCTCATAGCCGTGGACGGGCTCGACCTCGTCGGGGCCGTAATAGTCGGCGCGCGCGAACTGGACGTCCTTGGGGATGTCGATCAGCACCGGCCCCGGCCGGCCCGTGGTGGCGATGGTGAAGGCCTCGTGGATCACGCGCGGCAGCTCGGCCGCGTTCTTGACCAGATAGTTGTGCTTGGTGATCGAGCGCGTGATGCCGACGGTGTCGGCTTCCTGGAAGGCGTCGGTGCCGATCAGGTGCGTCGGGACCTGGCCGGTGATGACCACCATCGGGATGGAGTCCATCAGGGCGTCCAAGATGCCGGTGACCGCGTTGGTCGCGCCGGGGCCCGAGGTGACCAGGCAGACGCCCGGCTTGCCCGACGAGCGGGCATAGCCCTCGGCGGCGTGGGTCGCGCCCTGTTCGTGGCGGACCAGGACGTGCTGCAGGCGCGATTCATGGAACAGCGCGTCGTAGATCGGCAGGACAGCGCCGCCCGGATAGCCGAACAGTGTCGTCACCCCCTGATCGACCAGGGCGCGGACCACGATCTCGGCGCCGGTCATGGAGCGGTCGGTCGGGGCGGCCGGTTTGGCGGCTTGCAGGGTCTGGGCGGTCATCGGGGCGGTCCGGGTAAAACTTAAGTTGGGGGATTGGAAAAAGAAAAAGGCCCCGAAGGGCCCTGGTGCGCGCGACCTAACTCCGCCGCGACCTTTTGAGGGGTCACGCCGACGTCGGTCGCCTTGTAAGTACGATCTTCAGGTCGCGCACGAGTTGTTGCTCCAAATCCACGACCGAGAAATGCCATGCCCTTTAATGGGCGTCAAGCGCCCATGCGCGCAATAAACTGCCCCCATTGGTCGTTTTGTATGACGGCCTCGATGCGCGTCCAGTCGGGGGTCTGGTTGCGGAACCAGGTCAACTGCCGCTTGGCGTATCGCCGGGTCTCCATGCGCGCGGCGGCCAGGGCGTCGGAGAGGGAAATTTCTCCCCGCACATGGGCGGCGAGCTCGCGATAGCCGAACGCCTTGAGGGCCGGCAGCGCAGGATCCAGCCCCCGGGCCTCCATGGCGCGCACTTCATCCAGGGCGCCGTCGTCCAGCATCTTGCCCAGCCGCAGGTCGCAGCGGTCGTAGAGCGCCTCGCGATCCGGCTCCAGCACCACGCCCCGCCAGGCGTCAGCGAGGATGGGAGGGGCGGTGTCGGCTTGCCAGGCGGACAGGGCGCGGCCGGTGACGGTCGCCACGGCGTAGGCGCGGACCAGCCGCTGGCGATCGCCCGAACTCGATGCGGGCCTCGGCCTGCGGGTCGAGGGGGCGCAGGGCTTCGCGGAAGGCGGCCTCGCCCACCGCGTCGAACCGCGCGCCGGCCTCGTCGCGGGCGGCGGCCGGCACGGGGGGCACATCGGCAAGGCCCTGGGTCAGGGCGCGCAAATAGAGGCCGGTGCCGCCGACGACCACGGTCGGACGTCCACGGGCCTTGATCCCGTCCAGCGCCTCCAGCGCCGCCTCCAGCCACCGGCCGACGGACCAGGCCTGGGCGGCGTCCACGACCCCGAAGAGGTGATGCGGCGCCTGGGCGGTCTCCTGCGGCGGCGGACCGGCGGTCAGAACGCGCAGGCCGTCATAGATTTGCATGGAGTCGGCGTTGACGATCTCCGCGCCGGTCTCCGCCGCCAGCTTCAGGGCCAGGGCGGACTTGCCGCTTGCGGTCGGGCCGGCGATGAGTGTGATCATTCGGGTCGTAAATCCCGGGCGGTGACGCCGCCGCCCGTGAAGCTCCAGAGGTTCAGATAAAGATCATGTCGCGTATCGCCGCCGTCGCCGCAACGCTCCTGCTCGCTTCCACCGCGCCGGCCCTCGCGGCGCCGGCGACCACCATCGCCCAACCGGCCCCCGCGAGCGCGGCGGCGGCCGTGGCGGGAACGACCGACAAGGCGGGCTGCGGCGTGCTGCTGATGGTGTTCAACGAGATCGCGACCCGCCATCCGCAGATCCTGGGCCGCACTTCAAGCGCCGAGATGGGACAGGCCTTCTTCCGCATGGCGGCGCATGGCGGCAAGACCCTGTTCGACCAGGCCATGGCCGAGGGCGCGGCGGAGGGCAAGACGCCGTCGGCCGTCTATCAGGCCGGGGTCGCCAGCATGATGACCGCCTTCAGCGGCGTGCGTCCGGGCGGCGAGGAGTTCAAGCAGCGGGGCATGGCGCTGACCAGCCGTTGCCTGCAGATGGCCGCACCCGCCGACTGACCGCTTGACGCGGCCCCCAAGGTCCAATAGCCGCCGCGTCATGCTCAGCCTCACCATCGTCAGCTCCGATCCCTCCGCGCTCGCGGCGGGTCTCGACGTCTTGCGCGGCGTCGCCCGCACGGACCAGGCCGCGAAGCTGGGGGCGCAGGCCTTCGACCTGACGGCCGACGGCGACCGCGCCGAGGTTCGCGCCGCCGCCGAGGCGGCCCTGGCCAGCCTGCCGGTGGATGTCTGCGTCCAGCCGACCGAAGGGCGCCGCAAGCGCCTGCTGGTGGCGGACATGGACTCGACCATCATCGGCTGCGAGTGCATCGATGAGCTGGCCGACTATGCCGGCGTGAAGGCCGAGATCGCTGAGATCACCGAGCGCGCCATGCGCGGCGAGCTGGCCTTTGAGGGCGCTCTGCGCGAGCGGGTCGGCCGGCTGAAGGGTCTGAATCGTGCGGCGCTGCAGACCTGCTACGACGAGCGGGTGCGGCTGAACCCCGGCGCCGAGGTGCTGGTCAAGACCATGGCCGCCCACGGCGCGCGCTGCGTGCTGGTGTCCGGCGGCTTCACCTTCTTCACCAGTCGGGTGGCCGTCGCCGCCGGCTTCCACGACAACCGGGCCAACACCCTGCTGGAAGAGGGCGACGCCCTGTCCGGTCTGGTGGGCGAGCCGATCCTGGGACGCGAGGCCAAGCTGGCCGCTCTCCAGGAGGAAGCCGCCGCCCTCGGTCTGACCCCGGAAGCCGCCCTCGCCATCGGCGACGGGGCAAACGATCTGGCCATGATCGAGGCCGCGGGTCTAGGCGTCGCCTATCGCGCCAAGCCGGTGGTCGCCGCCCAGGCCGACGCCCGCGTGGACCACGCCGACCTGACCGCCATGCTCTACTTCCAGGGCTACCGCGCCGAGGAGTTCGCCGCCTGATGCCCTTCCCCCGCCGCATCGAAGCCGTCGTGTTCGACATGGACGGCCTGCTGGTCGACACCGAGACGGTCTATGCCGCCGGCATGGAGACAATCGGCCGGGAGTTTGGCGTCGATCTCGGGCGAGAGGTTTATTGCTCGATGATCGGCCACACCCACGCGGTGTGCACCGAAATCCTGATCGACCGGTACGGCAAGAGCTTCGCCACCGACGCCTTCTGGGCGCGGGCCTGGAGCGAGATCGAGGAGATGCTTCAGGTGCAGCTGCAGCTGAAGGCCGGGGTGATCGAGCTGCTCGACCACCTGGATCACCTGAACCTGCCCCGCGCCATCGCCACCTCCAACGGGCCGACCCAGGTCGAGCGCTATCTTGGCCGCCTGGGCGTGCGTGACCGCTTCCACGCCGCGGTG contains the following coding sequences:
- a CDS encoding PaaI family thioesterase; this encodes MSDVASDTPESLTDEAILERFERSTNQPSGSRTVGFKLVRVSQADREVEVTFDARADLLSNPMGQVQGGYVCVMLDECMSVACLVTSGMTCVAPTLEMKTSFLRPAMPGQLRGIGRVVKWGKTIAFTEGELFDAEGRLVAKATGTAMPTPFSKFRK
- the fumC gene encoding class II fumarate hydratase, with protein sequence MTANRTETDTFGPIEVAADRYWGAQAQRSLGNFKIGWEKQPLPVVRALGVVKRAAAETNHKLGKLDAELTKAIVTAANEVIEGKLNDHFPLVVWQTGSGTQSNMNANEVISNRAIEILGGEMGSKKPVHPNDHVNMSQSSNDTYPTAMHVACAEQIVHDLIPALKHLHAALAAKTEAWKDIIKIGRTHTQDATPLTLGQEFGGYTQQVANGIERIEQTLPKLMQLAQGGTAVGTGLNAPIGFAEGVAEAIAGITGLPFTTAPNKFEALAAHDAMVFSHGAINTVAASLFKIANDIRFLGSGPRAGLGELALPENEPGSSIMPGKVNPTQCEALTQVCVQVFGNHAAVTFAGSQGHFELNVFNPVMAYNFLQSVRLLADAAISFTDNCVVGIEPRIDNIKKGVENSLMLVTALNGRLGYDNCAKIAKTAHKNGTTLREETVGGGYLTNEEFDELVRPEKMVSPG
- a CDS encoding SspB family protein, with the translated sequence MAQEKPPEDLMHYEAMAQEALRGVIRSAMERAAHPSGLPGNHHFYITFKSRAPGVEGPADLLGKYPDEMTIVLQHQYWDLDVTPEQFSVTLKFGGQPKNLVIPYAAVTRFYDPSVQFVLQFEVEDVADEPSPDPAPPPRAGGDDDGPKVVSLDQFRKK
- a CDS encoding C13 family peptidase; the protein is MRGLAGVVLAFALALPSLVLAASPFADWAVVVVAADNQAHGGGVTEAFDNARRDVSTQLATMGFSPSNISQFSVQPEKYASRPKKTDLRGVYEQLKATSGTAKAGCLLYFTSHGEPRGITFGEGRLSPALLAAMIEGACPGRPVIAVISACFSGVFVDPLAGPQRMVMTAARPDRSSFGCGESDRYPYFDECFLRTTATARDFMALASGTKACVSAKEIETKAEPPSEPQVWIGGGLRPILPLYAFARPPTP
- a CDS encoding acetolactate synthase 3 large subunit translates to MTAQTLQAAKPAAPTDRSMTGAEIVVRALVDQGVTTLFGYPGGAVLPIYDALFHESRLQHVLVRHEQGATHAAEGYARSSGKPGVCLVTSGPGATNAVTGILDALMDSIPMVVITGQVPTHLIGTDAFQEADTVGITRSITKHNYLVKNAAELPRVIHEAFTIATTGRPGPVLIDIPKDVQFARADYYGPDEVEPVHGYEPRVRADAGRIAEAVRMIAGARRPILYTGGGVINSGPEASALLREFAAITGAPVTSTLMGLGAFPASDPAWLGMVGMHGTFESNNAMHDCDVMVCVGARFDDRVTGRLDAFSPGSKKIHIDIDPSSINKNVRVDIPVIGDCGAVLQDMIAAWKAGGYEANRGPLDDWWRQIDGWRARQCLRYRASETTIKPQQAVERLYELTKGRNVRITTEVGQHQMWAAQYFRFQEPNRWMTSGGAGTMGYGLPAAIGVQMAFPDDLVIDIAGEASIQMCIQEMSTAIQYGTPVKIFVLNNEWMGMVRQWQQLLHGERYSHSYSDSLPDFVKLAEAYGATGIRVDDPAELDAAIQRMIDTPGPVIVDCRVEKHENCLPMIPSGKAHNEMILPDDADLDITKVIDEAGRRLV
- the ilvN gene encoding acetolactate synthase small subunit — encoded protein: MPSDLTPASAYDLVTSDASEYTATFALLVDNEPGVLHRVVGLFAARGYNIESLTVAETDRKAHTSRITVVTRGTRHVIEQIEQQLKKVVAVRRVHDVTRDPNGVERELALVKVRGVGPERVEALRVSDIFRAKVIDTTAKSFVFELTGAPTKIDSFVELMRPLGLVELSRTGVLSIERGAEGM
- a CDS encoding serine hydrolase domain-containing protein, with translation MNQYEVERVSVRMNAKVFLAAAIGALGFASISQAQVEPSAPAAPAPRPAPTVTRPATPATPAPPAASALNPIQLEAYVDGVVGRAMADDHIAGVTVSVVQGGQVVLKKGYGVSNLEQGKAVDPDRTLFRIGSISKTFTWIALMKEVEAGRMRLDAPLNLYLPERLHIRDQGFKQQVLLRHAMNHTAGFEDRAMGQLFERDANRVRPLELYLQKERVRRVREPGMVPSYSNYAVGLAGEAVSNVVGKPFEQLTEEQIFRPLGMWRTTFREVRDVRDGLPLPMPAELAADASQGFRWAGGGYQARPYEFIGQIAPAGAASSTAGDMARYMLVLLNNGSLGADRAPLYSPRTAAGFAGQSWRPAPGVAGNNHGFMDFALPGDRRGYGHGGDTLSFHSMMVVVPELNLGVFISTNTEGGASLASALPDMIVKRFYGPAEAPLSAPAVKADPAVYAGTYLTTRRAYGGLEGFISHILGLSKVKVNDQGELITGGDSGARAWRATDREGVFKSVTGSQNLVFVVENGRAVRYFSGSGISTFERVGPFNRVNTLIALTVVALIASLATLIGLFTRDHRELRQTSIQRQASLMQTTQAILWLAAAGLFAGWASAGDDVVKIFYSWPSPLVTIASACALVAAILSVATLLILPIVWRGGRRVDSWTPWRKLRFSVTTVIFTAFSLLLAYWGALFPWSV
- a CDS encoding RusA family crossover junction endodeoxyribonuclease, whose amino-acid sequence is MDDGWTHHGKVRAREIDGVLELVVDGLTTQAKYYKPLIYEFFRKAWRGSRPAWGEFSVEIGMDYVGDPPWLDLDNLAKALLDSIKGYAFHDDAQVARLLVQRQAGERERITIKVWKLS